GTTCAtacccaccacccaccgttGCAGCGTTGGGTGGTGATCTTTCGACAGCTGCGATACCAAATAGGACCAGCTTCAGGTCCCCCCGGTCGTGTGGGTTCCgattctgttccgttccgttttcgatCCCCaagttttgcgtttgcgttccgAGTGACCGGAAACGGTCGAGAGTTTGTGTCTAGTCATCCGTAGCCAGTTATCGTGCGCGCCAAGGTAGGTGTTAGTGTGTTTACGTTCACGTTGGTCCCGATCCGTCCCCGATCACCCGCCATTCTCCGcctttggttttgatttttgttttgcgttaaCCGCCCCGCCCTAATTTATTGGccgtcctttttcggggaggAACTCCTTTGTCGGCCGAACGCGCCACCGAGTCAGCGTGTTCGAGAGGCCGCAGCGAAGGGAACTAGTTTTAAACATAAATAGTTGCATTCTTACCAATGATTCATTGTCGATGAAATAAAGAACGATAATTGTTACTTTTAATAAGCGTCTACCGAGTCTTGAACGTCCCCGATACGTCCGAAAATTCGGGATTCTGTGATGGCCCAACGCGAACCAACCCAAGGGCGAAAAGTGCATTCAGTGCACTCACTCTGAGGAAGAGagttgtttacacttttctCGGCTTTTCAttctctttattttattttattaaatcgaATATATACAATTCATCGTCGGGATGGCGCGCCTCCCGTGTATATAGTAATCTATAGTAATTGTTCCTAAGCTCTGTATTGTACGTTCGCATACCGTTCGCCCTAACGCCTAACGTTCGCCCTAACACTCACTTTCGCTAAGCATTATAATCCACTACGTTACAGGCGTCTTTTACACGcccttcgtttgttttttgaggCACACCCAATCAGATCAATTCGTCCTTTAGGCGCTTGTCACTAGCTTATTTACCTTGCTTAAAAAGGCCACGATCGATACCAGTTTGTCGGATCGACCTTTCGTTTACCACCCAACTCTAATTCGATTCGTGATCTGTCGATCATTTTCGATCGTGGCGCTCCTATGCTACGCTTACGCTAATAAAGTTAAAATAGCAAACAGaataaaaatacaacaaaCCGGACGAGCACCCTCTGCCACCGGGgcgcgtccgtccgtccctcGAGGTCCCACCGCGGGATACAAGAAACAAAATcgcaaaataattaaaatactcATTTTTATCACATTGTTTCGCCTCGTTTCTCGCTTAAGcttagaagaaaaaaaacggtttctTAAAACTGCGCCCCAGACGACGCTGGGGCGTTAAAATATTGCTCCATTTCGATCCATAAGTTCCGAGTTCTTCTGCGTTCTTCGTGCCGGCACTCTACACTCTATAGCACAATAGTAtcatcgattgtttcgttgatcgttaaaaaaaacacaaattaataCCGTGATAACGCTATTCTGAATCGTCGGGCCTTGATCGTAGTAAAATAAGGTGGGACATATATATAACTGAACTTTTCCGTTTAAAATGTCAATTCGTTAAAACATTGCAGTTGGTTTCGCTAGCTTCGTTATCCAAAGCACACGGTCGAGAGAGTATTGGTCGGTTTGTGGACGGCCTTGTTTTGTTCGACAGAAGATTCTTGGGCGTTGGGGGGCCCCTTGCGGTGCTCCATTTCTTATGGGCGTAAGGCTAACGATTCTATATCTATATTACATCTAAGTTCCAAGTTCCTAGCCTAGCGGATTGGTCAGCGGATGTCACGGGGAAAGAGAAACACATTTCGAAATATTTACCTAAAACTCTCCGTTTCGCGATCTCCcattcactcactcactctctctcttttcgtcTCCCTATATACAATATCCTCTATTTCTCTATCTCATCATCGTAAATGGATGTCATTaatgtaatgaaaaataaaagatcAATTCGATGATTGCTTCGTCAATCGGGGTACGCGCCTAGAGATGGTCACTTACGGTTGGAAGCTCATTTGAACGTTTCATGTGTCGATTTTTAACGCTACAACGAGATCCTCTCCATCCTCGAggtgttctttttttcgcaGTTACACTTAATTCATTACCCTACGTACGAGCTGGGCTCGCTTTTTTATTGGAACGCATAAGTTTATGACGGACACGGCGAGGAAGAAATAACCGGCCCCGGTCCCTATTATCTTCACTCCAATGATCGTGGCGCATTCTATTCGAGCGATCATCTGTTTCGTTAGCAACCACCATTTAATCGAATCGTCTCTAAACGTACATCGTTCCTTCACGACTCTTCTGGTCGAACTAAGGCGATCGTCCTGCAGTTCGGCGGCACATTGTAAGGCGTCTCCGGTTGCTCTCTGTCACTGATTTCTCTACCAATGTACTCCTCGATCATCGTCCACCGTAACAGAGGTCAGTGCCGACCGAACGCGGCATCGGAAAATATCTAGGGCAGGCCACCGTAAGGTTTGTGCTAGGCACACAGTCTCACTCTCGTGTCACTAACCGTAACCAGCTTAACATTGTTTCTCTATCGATCGTATCGTGGTTTGATGGGTTTTCGTTCTTCTTTATCTGCCTCTTTTATTTCATTGGGCATTGGGCGATGTTATGTCGTGTCCCTGTGTTGATGTACCACCCACTTCTCCTCTTCTCTCCTCCGCCGGTGATCTCTGTATCCCCTTTCTTCGCGTCACTCTACACACTGCCGTTCCGGCTTCCCTAGAGCATGCCGTGCGGAGCAAGGGGAccggaaaatggcaacaacaaTTGGTACCTCCTTTTCGGAGGGGCgattcgttcggtttcgatggtggccattttctacGGCTTAAACGTCTTCAAGTGGCGcgtctgctggtggtggtgtatgTAACGGGATGGAGAAACAAAACGATGggatttgtaaaaaaaatggtggacTCATAGGCTCTTGTCATGCATCCTCTGGCCGCATCATTATTATTGCACGTGGGACAAACCACCACAGTAGTGAAGGCAATCCGAAAGAGAGCATCGTGGGCCATTAGTTGCAGGGCATTACAGAATCCTCTCCTCAGTCGGCACaaggaagaagaaagtgcTGATACCGATCGGACGGAGGGCACATAAAAAGCGTAAGGATGAAGCACAGTTAGCAAACACCGCTACCTTTCGGGCACGTGATCCTCGATcggcaaggaaaaaaaacgcgttATCCAACTGAAGGCGGAAAGGCCAAGGTTCATGCATTCGGGTTTGAGGCAGATAGAATCAGGGGATTTGCGGAAGTTTAAGCAGTACGGAAGAAGAGTGCAGAAAGACACTGCAGGATTCCGTCCGAATAACCGATTGCAATTCTGTTCTGTTCGACAACACAACATTCCATTTTCGATCGTGAATCGTGCGGTGCCGATTCTCTTACAGTTAAAGTACAACACGTACAGcttatgtgtgtgtttgttaaaGACGCGTAACAACAAGTACCAACCACCAGAAAAAGCGCCAGGATTTGTTCCGTTTAGCAGTGTAGAGATTACGCACCGAAATAGTGGCCGATTCGCTGGTTCTGCTCAGCAGAACCCCGGcaggaagagagagcgagcgagagagaaagagagagggtgGGACAGATATGAGAGACCCGGACCAACAACCCAACACCCCGCCCCTGGGGGGGGGCTCTCCGCTGCCGGCAGCGGATCGTGCCACGCGCTTACGCACTCAGACGGGCGGTGGCACCGACGACACGAGACGGtcggttttgtgttttaacCCGCAACCGAATCATATGTACGTCTTCTTCACCTTCTGCAGTGTGCCCATCCCTTTGCTGATGTCCTTCTCGAGGTTTTCGGTCGAGTTTTTGCACTCCACGCTCCGATCCTTGTAGTCAAAGTCGATATTGTCCTTGCAGTTATtctgatggtgctgctggagctgctgaaCGATcgcttgctgctgcgtgtggtACTGGTTTGTGGTGTTCATCAGCAGATTGACGTCCTTACCGCTCGTGCGGTTCTGCGACAGCGCGCTCAAACTCTTCCCATTGTGCCTGTGGATTTGTGGACAGAAGACCCGAAGTTAGAGACCTGGAATTTGCAAACTCGAACAACTCGTGTCACTTACCAGTTCAACTGATTGCGGTGCTCGCATCCGGGGAGAGACTTTTTTATGATACTGTGCCGGGTAAGCATACAGCCGACCAGTATGCCGATCACCAGTATGATCAAGGAGGCCACCAAATAGATGGCCCAGTTGATCGACGCTATCTGCACGTTCTCTTTCACAAAGGTATCTGCGCGTGGGGACATAAAACTCAATTAATAAACCGATTCACGAAACACGCGCAGTAGGCTACATTGCACCGGTTGCACCGGTCTGTATCGTTTGGGGCGCGAATTGGGAGCGCATAAAACGCGAGGTGGGCTCATGACCCAAAAAGAGCGGCGACACCAAACCGCCAAAGAGCGTTTTTTAAACGAATGGGCGGTTTCGtgttttgcaaataaatattgtgacagaaaagcagaaaaaacgcGTACCGAGTTGTTATTCCGGGCCCCCGGCGCATGAATTAACGAATCGGTTCTACATTTGCATTGCGCGTTGccaatggaacggaaaaacgaaaccaaagcAACCCTTGCCCAAAGCAGCAACCACGTTCGACATGCAATCGATAGGAAGTTTGTGGCTGAAGCTGCTGAAAAACAAACCGAGGGCGCCGTATTTAACTCGCAAGTGCATAAACGCCACTTTTCTGGCCCGTTGGATCGCTCCCCGACCAAAAGTGGGCCACTCACTCGGGCGGGGGGAGCGAACCACAACAAACCTACGCTGGGCTGCGTTTGCATACAAAACAGGCTCACGGGGCCATTTCGTGTTTGCAAACCacttcaccgtcgtcgttggggtTTACGGTGGGACACACCGTTTTTCATTCATACCGCGGCCCGAAAAACCGGGCCACAGAGCACGGGGACCTATCCTTCGAGCGCGGTTTAAAGTAGGTAGATGATGAAAGAGAAGGTGTTAAAACCCGGTCCGCACCGCACCCGTTTACCCGCACCCGAAACGAGCTCGAGTTGACAAAAAGTAATTGTAGCAACGGCGCCTCTGGCCGACTTTCATCCGCGCTCTGGCCGGAAAGTGTCACGCCATCAATCATCACCCGATGCCCGATGCTGGCAGACACTTACCCGTCTTGCTGTGGTACTGGTTGACGATCCGGTTCGTCAGATCGTCACCTTCGATCGACGACATCGATATCTCGTTGTCGATGTCCTCCGGCCCGACCGAcgccaccgtgccgtggttcGAGTGGACGATCAGCACGTTCCGCTGGTCGTACGTTTTGTCCGGCTTCTCGACCGCACCCGACCCATCGATCCGCGTGTAGATATCGTTGTCCTCGTACGCGTGCACCGTCGGCTCCTGGTGGTCGTACTTCCGGCAGATCTCGCCGATGCGCTCCCCGTCCAGCCGCTGGTAAAactgatcgatcggtgcccCCGACGCGTGCACTTCGTCGATCGTTTTGCACTCCCGGTTCACGTCATCCCACGCGCAGTACGGATCCTGGAGATCCAAACACTTGCGGCACGTCTTGAATCCATGCTCGTGGCACGTGTGCAGCGGTAGTGAGACGATCTTGCCCGCACTGATCACCACCAGGACCGCGTTGCGCTTCGAGATGGTTAGCTCGTTGATCTTCGTCCCAGGCGGGAATGCCTGCGTTTCGCTGATCACCACCGTCCGTACGTCTTCCGAGCTGTTCGCCGACAGGATGTTCACGAACTTGATCACCTTGCCGTCGTTCGTGCCAACGAAGATCACATCGtaccggtggccatcgagcgCTTTCACCTGCGTATCGACCGCGATCGCCGTCAGCCGATAGTAGAGGCTGACGCGCGTGAAGACGGGCCTCGAGTGAAGCGATCGCACCGCACTGTCCATCAGGTTGTTGGTCTTCACGAAGTTCACCGACGCTTTCGGAAGCGTGCGGCTATCGTCGACACACTTGCCGGGTCGTGGCTGCGGTACCGCGCTCGGTGGCACCTGCAGCCAGTTGGAGTGCATATCCCGTTGCGCCTTGAACGGTCCCTCGAACGCGTCCAGAATGTCCCGGATGGAGAAGGCGCATACGGCCGACCCGCCGATTGCGTTCTCCGGTGTCGTCATGATCGCGTAGATGATCTTGTTGCGCTCGCCTCCGTACAGTCCACTGATCGCGCCCGTCGTTGCCTCTGTTGGGGAAGAAAACAGGAAGAAACAACAGTCAGTGGTGAGTTGGAGTCGGAGTTGTTGGGCACATCCGGCCACGCTACTTACGGATCTCATCGAAGTAGAACGGGTACTCGCCCGGGATGGAGCAGTTGAGGCGTGCCTTCAGGTACGAGGTCCACCGGTCCTGGAAGGGATACGGACCGCCCTTGTCGTTCTTGCAGACGCGCGCCACGCGCGAGTAGATCGCCTTGCCGCAGTTGATGTACTCGATCGCGACCTCGCGGAAAAAGAACATCACGTAGCCGCCGTACTCGATCGCGTTAACGAAAGCCGGCTGATTCAGCTGCTTGCTGTCGTACTGCTCCGTGCGCTGCGTCTCGCGGTAGATCAGCGCATCGGCCCCGGAAAagtcggccaccgtcgccgagTACAGCTGTCCGTCGCCCGTGTACACGTAGGTGCTGTTATGCTGCGGATTGTACGGACAGCGTCCTTGCGCTTCCAACTCATTATTGTCGAACACGACCGTCCCGTTGCCGGGCAGCACGTTGTAGTACCGACAGAGCGGTTTGTACGAGTTCGTGCCACAGATCATGATCCGGTTGCCGCCGACTCGTGCAAACACTCGGATGTAGTTCTGGCAGTCGGGGTCCTGCTTGCCCTTCAGCGTGCACAGCTCCCGGTGCGCGTCCGAAGATGGCCACGAGATGCGCTGCCCGCTAATCTCCAccagctgatcgatcgaaatgTTGTACACGGCGTTACGCGCCCCGATCAGCAGCGTGTTCTCGTTCTGATCCAGCAGCTTGAAATGATCGCTGTTGTTGCCGAAAAATGACGGCACTGTCGCATCtgcaaaaaaggatcaaaaaaGAAGTGTCAGAAACATTGATAGAGGGGTTAACGGGGCAGAAAAATAGGGAAATCATTCGGAAAAGtcacaaaaagtaaaacgattaaaataaCCGTTGACACTAAAAGTTAACGATTAATACGACCCCGAAATGGGACCGTAACAATAAATCAAAGAGATAAATGAAAATGGGCGCAACCTGATCGGGCACATAAATTggacgaaacaaaaccaagcCCCTACTAAGCCCCCAATAAACGTCGGGTAATAAAACCGCAAATGAGCCACCCGAAAGGGCAAACACGTCATTAGAACACGGTCAGACCGCGGGGGGGTTGGTGCGTTATGATGAGCGACCCCAGCGTGCAATTTCCGGTTCCCATCGGAGTCGGAGCCCACTCCGGAGTCCCGCTGGGATCCCCACTAGATTCCCGCGCGCCAGATTCGGTGTCAAATATCGCCAGTCGTTGCAAAATCCTGCATAGGTCGAATAGGTTAGCTTCACTTCACTGCGAGGCGCATCTTTCGGGTGGGCTTCATTCACCTTTTTCGCGGGCTCTTCGGTCGAATCGGAACGAAATGCGgagtgaaaaactggaaactaATCGACtaaaaactggaaactgtCCCGATGAATATTCAACGAATCAGGTTCCTCTTCTTCGTTAACGATCCGCGCCGAAGACGCCACACGTATTCGCGGACTGCGATCAGGTGAGGTGATTAGTATTCAAAGTCGCTTCCCTATGGCCAGCTAGCAAATTGAGAAGaccccgaaaaagaaaacccatgCACGGCGGTGGCCCCTCGTGAGATACTACCGAAGCTGATGACATTTGACAAACAAACCGGGCTCGGGGTGTCGTAGCGGATCGTAGCAGCAACAACTTGCCCCGACGATAACGTCGCTGGATGAGCAGATGAGATatggccaccggctggcccCACCATTGGCACATATATTATTTTTACTCGGAGCTCGGACAAATCtcggacgggacgggagaaCGTGTGGTAAGAGGCGCGTCACGCGTCTAATGGGTCACGGTTTTGGTTACGGCCCGCTAGAGAGGTGAAAGTAGAAAGGAGCCAGGCACCCGGGAACACCCTTGGTGTTTCTATGCTAAATCCGGGGCCGATCTTCGAGACAGCGTCACCATCCACAGCATCCACGGGGTTGGTGTCACGTGACCCACTTTGcgcggtgcccggtgccgtaGCATAACCGACGTCCCGGGCTTTTTCTCATGTCTGGAGGTGTGGTGTTCCTGTCATTCCCCATGCCGATTCTTTCGCCCGATTATCGTTATGGTCTGCGGACTGCTGCTTGGGGTTTAACTGAGACAAAGATGACTGATAGACATCGCCCCACGATATCGCGGTTCTGAAGTCGAAGAAGTGGAATGAAACGCACACAATTCCAAGCCAGAAACAGAACGCTAATGAGGCCACGGCGCATTACACGATGCCAAGATGAAGGGGCTCGGGTTAATCACGGCTGCCGTGTATGTGTCCCGGGAGTGGTCATAAAATTGCGTCatgttctgctgctgctgcgagttCCGTTAGGAGGTCCATTTCATAGCTCAGATCTCTGTTCTACATTCGAGGTTGTGGgtgattttttgcttctctatCGTGCTACGCCGTTACTTCCGGGACTGCGTATCTTTATCGCATCACGAACCTGTGTCGCTATCATGCCTATCATATCGCGGCTCAGTTTCGCAAGCCTTCCACTTCGGTGCAATGACACACAGAGACCGAAGGCCTCGAGTATGTTTACACCTTTCGCATTGCAAAAGCGGCCAACACACTCCGGCTCCGAGGCGCTCGAGAGTTCGACAATCTCTATCTTATCCGCCACAGCCCAGCCAGGCGCCCCGAGTGGCGTCTTGGGCTGAagatgttttcctttcgcaccTGCGACCGCGGGTTTAAGCAAATAGACAAACATTGGCCACCCCAATCGCCATCACCGCAGGGACACAATCGGTCACGGTTGATCTGACTCGGAGCTCTCGAAGCGCCtttcggaatggaaatggacCCCCGGCTGCGCCGTTTACGACACTATAAAACGCCGAAATGTGAGTGCTAAGGGATGTCCCTGGCGCTCTCCGTGTCAAGTGCGGTACCATCAAGCGAGTGATCTCGAGAGACCGCAGCCCAACTTCTACTGCTCGACGACTGTGGGGCCGATTGTGTCATTGTACATGTGCCCCGTCGGCGAAGAATTGCTTAATGGCGCCCGTCCAACCCGTTCCTCAAGCCACGACCACCACGTGGCACTGCGCGCCATTTTGCCAATGTTTAGCGCGATCGTAACGTTTGGTAAGAAAATATCCACGCCCGGGAAACGGCCACTTCTCGTGTAAA
The nucleotide sequence above comes from Anopheles bellator chromosome 1, idAnoBellAS_SP24_06.2, whole genome shotgun sequence. Encoded proteins:
- the LOC131208301 gene encoding semaphorin-1A, with amino-acid sequence MVHLMSQFGGLVLPAILVISQYIALVDSWVPDVQSKLRIPYDATVPSFFGNNSDHFKLLDQNENTLLIGARNAVYNISIDQLVEISGQRISWPSSDAHRELCTLKGKQDPDCQNYIRVFARVGGNRIMICGTNSYKPLCRYYNVLPGNGTVVFDNNELEAQGRCPYNPQHNSTYVYTGDGQLYSATVADFSGADALIYRETQRTEQYDSKQLNQPAFVNAIEYGGYVMFFFREVAIEYINCGKAIYSRVARVCKNDKGGPYPFQDRWTSYLKARLNCSIPGEYPFYFDEIQATTGAISGLYGGERNKIIYAIMTTPENAIGGSAVCAFSIRDILDAFEGPFKAQRDMHSNWLQVPPSAVPQPRPGKCVDDSRTLPKASVNFVKTNNLMDSAVRSLHSRPVFTRVSLYYRLTAIAVDTQVKALDGHRYDVIFVGTNDGKVIKFVNILSANSSEDVRTVVISETQAFPPGTKINELTISKRNAVLVVISAGKIVSLPLHTCHEHGFKTCRKCLDLQDPYCAWDDVNRECKTIDEVHASGAPIDQFYQRLDGERIGEICRKYDHQEPTVHAYEDNDIYTRIDGSGAVEKPDKTYDQRNVLIVHSNHGTVASVGPEDIDNEISMSSIEGDDLTNRIVNQYHSKTDTFVKENVQIASINWAIYLVASLIILVIGILVGCMLTRHSIIKKSLPGCEHRNQLNWHNGKSLSALSQNRTSGKDVNLLMNTTNQYHTQQQAIVQQLQQHHQNNCKDNIDFDYKDRSVECKNSTENLEKDISKGMGTLQKTRHLKTFKP